Genomic DNA from Niallia circulans:
CCCTCATGTTTTGAGGAATTGCTCCCTCAAAACTGAACAACAAACTGTCAACAATCTATGAATGGAATAAATCCATTTTCCTTAGAAAGGAGGTGATCCAGCCGCACCTTCCGATACGGCTACCTTGTTACGACTTCACCCCAATCATCTATCCCACCTTAGGCGGCTGGCTCCCAAAAGGGTTACCCCACCGACTTCGGGTGTTACAAACTCTCGTGGTGTGACGGGCGGTGTGTACAAGGCCCGGGAACGTATTCACCGCGGCATGCTGATCCGCGATTACTAGCGATTCCAGCTTCATGTAGGCGAGTTGCAGCCTACAATCCGAACTGAGAATGGTTTTATGGGATTGGCTCGACCTCGCGGTTTTGCTGCCCTTTGTACCATCCATTGTAGCACGTGTGTAGCCCAGGTCATAAGGGGCATGATGATTTGACGTCATCCCCACCTTCCTCCGGTTTGTCACCGGCAGTCACCTTAGAGTGCCCAACTGAATGCTGGCAACTAAGATCAAGGGTTGCGCTCGTTGCGGGACTTAACCCAACATCTCACGACACGAGCTGACGACAACCATGCACCACCTGTCATCCTGTCCCCCGAAGGGGAACGTCCTATCTCTAGGATTGTCAGGAGATGTCAAGACCTGGTAAGGTTCTTCGCGTTGCTTCGAATTAAACCACATGCTCCACCGCTTGTGCGGGCCCCCGTCAATTCCTTTGAGTTTCAGCCTTGCGGCCGTACTCCCCAGGCGGAGTGCTTAATGCGTTTGCTGCAGCACTAAAGGGCGGAAACCCTCTAACACTTAGCACTCATCGTTTACGGCGTGGACTACCAGGGTATCTAATCCTGTTTGCTCCCCACGCTTTCGCGCCTCAGCGTCAGTTACAGACCAAAGAGTCGCCTTCGCCACTGGTGTTCCTCCACATCTCTACGCATTTCACCGCTACACGTGGAATTCCACTCTTCTCTTCTGCACTCAAGTCCCCCAGTTTCCAATGACCCTCCACGGTTGAGCCGTGGGCTTTCACATCAGACTTAAAGGACCGCCTGCGCGCGCTTTACGCCCAATAATTCCGGACAACGCTTGCCACCTACGTATTACCGCGGCTGCTGGCACGTAGTTAGCCGTGGCTTTCTGGTTAGGTACCGTCAAGGTACGAGCAGTTACTCTCGTACTTGTTCTTCCCTAACAACAGAGTTTTACGATCCGAAAACCTTCATCACTCACGCGGCGTTGCTCCGTCAGACTTTCGTCCATTGCGGAAGATTCCCTACTGCTGCCTCCCGTAGGAGTCTGGGCCGTGTCTCAGTCCCAGTGTGGCCGATCACCCTCTCAGGTCGGCTACGCATCGTCGCCTTGGTGAGCCGTTACCTCACCAACTAGCTAATGCGCCGCGGGCCCATCTGTAAGTGACAGCGTAAACCGTCTTTCAGCTTTCCTACATGAGTAGAAAAGGATTATCCGGTATTAGCTCCGGTTTCCCGAAGTTATCCCAGTCTTACAGGCAGGTTGCCCACGTGTTACTCACCCGTCCGCCGCTAACTTAAAAAGCAAGCTTTTTAAGTCCGCTCGACTTGCATGTATTAGGCACGCCGCCAGCGTTCGTCCTGAGCCAGGATCAAACTCTCCGATAAAGAGTAAGATTAGCTCAAATGCTAAACTCTAGCTTTTTGTTACTTGTTTTTCATTTCTATAACGAAGTTATAAAAACGATTATTGTTGACGTTTGTTTGTTCAGTTTTCAAAGAGCAATATTTCCTTGCGCTTCCTTGTTCTTCCAGAAGCGACTTTATTAATATAACATCTGGTGTTTTTTATGTCAAATGTTTTTTAAAAAAACTTTTCCGTCGTTTCAGCAACATTTTGTGTTGTTTCAGCGACGGATATAAATATACCAAGTAATTTAGTTAGCGTCAACACTTTTCCTAAAAAAACTTCAATCTTTTTTTGAAACCTTATAATAACGGTGATATACCTTAGGACTTTTAGTTTCTACCTCGACTACCTCAATAAAGTGTTTCTCAATTAAATATTCAATCAGCCTGCCCAAATCAACGGAATATACAAGAAACAATTCTTCATTCTCTATAAGGTCATTAAAAGACCAATAATCTTGTTCTGCTAAGATATCTGTAATATGCTGAATGCTCATTTTCGTTTTAGAGTGGATAAGGAATTCACTTGCCAAAAACAGCAACTCAAGTCTTTTTTCCAAAGGCTCCTCACTATTAATCAATTCGACATACAATTTATATATCTCTGGTTCAATTTGCTTAACTTGACTCCATACTGTAACCTCTGGATGGAACCCATTTTCAATAACAGCAAGTCGCGCAAGATGATGTAAGGAGTGAACGACATCATTATATGCATCAAGATAATGTTTGTTCTCAAAAAACGCTTTACCATCCATATATCTTCTAATTAACTTAGCAAACTCCACCCCCATCTTACGTTTCCTTTGGATGACAGGGAAATCCTTTAACTCGCTTTTCAACTGGGATACATATTCATTTCGATCAAATATGACTCTCCCATTATATAGCCATTCAAATATTTTTTTATTTGTACCAAGCAAAATCCATTTTTTTAATTGTGTTTCCGTAATAATATGAAGTGCAGCTTTTTTGTCTGTATACGTGTAATGTTTAATAAAAACAGGCTTGTCTGCCTCTTTCACGATGATAAGCATCACCGAGTCAAATGTATCTGTTACCGTCATTTCTTTTTGTCTTTTTTCTATCATAAGAACTCCAAGTGTATTCGCTTGGCTTGCTCTCTCTTGATAAATCGGACGAAGAATGTCTTCCATCATTATTCCTCCATCATAAAAAATTCGTTTTTAATACTTTCGACACTTTATTTCGAATTCCTGCATCTCCTTTTTACGGAGCTGAACCCTTTTTCGGTATGATCTATTTACTCTTTAACACAAATAAAAAACAAAAAGAGGAGTCATCCACTTTAAAATCACCTCCAGAACCTGGCTTGTAATTTTAAAAGAGACAATCCTCTTTATACTTGCTTAGTGCGCTTCGTTTTTTGCACAGTCAGGACATGTTCCATAAATTTCTAAGCGGTGATGACTGATTTTAAAACCTGAAACATGGCTTGCGAACTGTTCTACCTCGTCCAGTCCAGGATAATGGAAATCCACTATCTTCCCGCAATCCTTACAAATGATATGGTAATGATGGGAAGTTATAAAATCAAATCTGCTTGAGGAATCACCATACGTCAATTCCTTTACAAGACTCACTTCTTTAAAAACTCTTAAATTATTATAAACAGTGGCCACACTCATATTTGGAAATTTGCCTTCCAGTGCTTTATAAATTTCATCGGCAGTCGGATGTGACATTGAGCTTATTAAGTATTCAAGTATCGCATGACGCTGCGGGGTAATGCGCACTCCTGTTTCTTTTAATTTATCAAGAGCTTCCTGTAACTCATTATGTTCCACAGACATGCACCCCATTTCTAAAAGATATTCTTATTTTATAATGTTTATAATTAGTGTACTAACAATATCATGTATTTGTCAATAAGAATGGCGGAATAGCCGTTAATTCCAACAATATTATATGTTATCAATCGTTCAAACTAGAATAATTCTCTTTCAATACTTTTTATTATATGCTAATGCTCCTATTTAATGCTGTTCTAAATTTAATTTGAATAAAAAAGGCAGACCACCGAGTGTGATCTGCAACATATATCTGAGGAGGTATGCCCTAATATAATGTATTCATAACTTGTATATTGGAATGGACAAAAGCCTCGAGGTAATAAAATTAGGCAGAAAAAGCTTTATAGCTTTTTCAGCTCTTCTGCAATTTCCTCGACATGACCGGCAACTTTGACTTTTCTCCACTCACGAACAAGCCTTCCCTCCTTGTCAATCAGAAAGGTAGATCGTTCTATCCCCATATATTCCTTGCCAAAGTTTTTCTTCAGCTTCCATACGTCATAACTCTCTGCCACTTTATGATCTTCATCTGCAAGCAGCAGGAACGGCAGCTCATGCTTTGCAATAAACTTCTTATGTTTGTCTACAGGGTCTGGGCTTACACCGAGAACAACAGCTTCAAGTTCCTCGAATCTCGAATGACTGTCCCTAAAATCACATGCCTCCGTTGTACAGCCAGGTGTCATATCTTTTGGATAGAAATATAAAACAATATTTTTTCCTCTATAATCAGACAGCTTAATTCCCTTGCCACTGTTTGCCTCTAATTCAAAATCAGGTGCTTGCTCTCCTATATTTACACTCATTCTCTTATCCTCCAATGCTGGTATTATTATTAGACTAGCTAATGAAGGAAATAATTTCAACTAGCATACTCTAAACAAATTAACTTTCCATATCTAACACAGCTCTTGCAACAAATGCCGCTGGGATGGTATACCCAATAAGTGCTTCAATTACTACTATCAATCTGCCGAGACCGATTGGTGTCAAATCACCAAAGCCTACTGAAAACAGCGTAATCCCACTAAAGTATATACCTGTTTGCAGCTCATCTAGAAAATGTAGTGACGAAGCATATATTTGCTGGCTTTCGTTATAGACCTGCACGCCATTCAGCTGAAGCAGCGTGTAAATTAGGCCAAAGCCTATCATTATGGTGATATAAACAAAGAAAAGATACAAAAAATTTTCAAATGAAACCCATTTTTCTTTCAGGCGATAAGGAACAAACAGCGTTCGCAAGCTCATCATAATAAAAAAGATAATCATCGCTAACAAAAAATAAAAAAACACGTTCCTCCCCCTATCCATATCTCCCGCCAAGTCCAATATATTTTAAATGTATGCTTGTCTGCCTGTTTAAAGACCTTTTCTAAATTCCTATGAAAACTAAGGTAGTACCTTTATCGTTTATCTTCTGAAAAAAAGTGCTAAAATTATAAAGAACATCTTTTAATGATGATAAGTTTTAGGAGGAATATCATGCAGCATAATAATTCTGAGAGATTACATGAAGAAGCACTTAAAGTAATCGTAGGCGGAGTCAACAGCCCTTCTCGTTCGTATAAAGCAGTTGGTGGCGGAGCACCTGTAGCAATGGAAAGGGGCCAAGGCGCTTACTTCTTCGATGTAGATGGGAATCAATATATTGATTATTTGGCAGCGTACGGACCAATCATTACTGGACACGCTCATCCCCATATAACAAAGGCAATCACTAAAGCAGCTGAATCAGGGGTTTTAT
This window encodes:
- a CDS encoding ion channel, translated to MFFYFLLAMIIFFIMMSLRTLFVPYRLKEKWVSFENFLYLFFVYITIMIGFGLIYTLLQLNGVQVYNESQQIYASSLHFLDELQTGIYFSGITLFSVGFGDLTPIGLGRLIVVIEALIGYTIPAAFVARAVLDMES
- a CDS encoding nucleotidyltransferase-like protein, whose amino-acid sequence is MEDILRPIYQERASQANTLGVLMIEKRQKEMTVTDTFDSVMLIIVKEADKPVFIKHYTYTDKKAALHIITETQLKKWILLGTNKKIFEWLYNGRVIFDRNEYVSQLKSELKDFPVIQRKRKMGVEFAKLIRRYMDGKAFFENKHYLDAYNDVVHSLHHLARLAVIENGFHPEVTVWSQVKQIEPEIYKLYVELINSEEPLEKRLELLFLASEFLIHSKTKMSIQHITDILAEQDYWSFNDLIENEELFLVYSVDLGRLIEYLIEKHFIEVVEVETKSPKVYHRYYKVSKKD
- the bcp gene encoding thioredoxin-dependent thiol peroxidase encodes the protein MSVNIGEQAPDFELEANSGKGIKLSDYRGKNIVLYFYPKDMTPGCTTEACDFRDSHSRFEELEAVVLGVSPDPVDKHKKFIAKHELPFLLLADEDHKVAESYDVWKLKKNFGKEYMGIERSTFLIDKEGRLVREWRKVKVAGHVEEIAEELKKL
- the perR gene encoding peroxide-responsive transcriptional repressor PerR, producing the protein MSVEHNELQEALDKLKETGVRITPQRHAILEYLISSMSHPTADEIYKALEGKFPNMSVATVYNNLRVFKEVSLVKELTYGDSSSRFDFITSHHYHIICKDCGKIVDFHYPGLDEVEQFASHVSGFKISHHRLEIYGTCPDCAKNEAH